The Microbacterium horticulturae genome has a window encoding:
- a CDS encoding glycosyltransferase, with protein MTGLIVHEWLEAMGGAERVVDAWAAEFADAPFVVPWDDRPDRWAPGREQQAWLARTPLRRHKALSMPFLLSWWRHLPVSADPDWMLCGSHLFAHHARLRGRDVPKYVYTYSPARYIWSPEIDERGSSAAARALAAPLQRIDRRRAQEAVKVAAVSRHIAERVERCWGRESTVIHPPVDVRSYPGSDGELTDDELAAVMALPRDFVLGASRFVPYKRLDVAIAAGAAADLPVVLAGSGPDRARLAALAEKQARRVTFIDRPSDAMLRALYRRALVYVFAPVEDFGIMPVEAMAAGTPVVGNAVGGATETVVAGITGALLHGVDAHALREAVDAAARCAPDACRARAAEFDGAAFGTRVREWMGV; from the coding sequence TTCGTGGTGCCCTGGGATGACCGCCCCGACCGCTGGGCGCCCGGGCGCGAGCAACAGGCCTGGCTCGCTCGCACCCCGCTGCGGCGGCACAAGGCGCTCAGCATGCCGTTTCTGCTCTCGTGGTGGCGGCACCTGCCGGTGAGTGCCGATCCCGATTGGATGCTGTGCGGCTCGCACCTGTTCGCCCATCACGCGCGGCTGCGGGGGCGCGACGTGCCGAAGTACGTCTATACGTACAGTCCTGCCCGGTACATCTGGAGTCCTGAGATCGATGAGCGCGGAAGCAGCGCCGCCGCCCGCGCGCTGGCCGCTCCGTTGCAGCGCATCGACCGCCGGCGCGCTCAGGAAGCTGTGAAGGTCGCCGCTGTCAGCCGCCATATCGCCGAACGCGTCGAGCGCTGCTGGGGGCGCGAGAGCACGGTCATCCACCCGCCCGTCGACGTGCGCAGCTACCCCGGCAGCGACGGCGAGCTCACGGATGACGAGCTCGCCGCTGTCATGGCGCTGCCGCGTGATTTCGTGCTCGGCGCCTCGCGTTTCGTGCCGTACAAGCGGCTCGATGTCGCAATCGCGGCTGGTGCGGCCGCTGACCTGCCCGTTGTGCTGGCTGGCAGCGGTCCCGACCGGGCACGCCTCGCGGCCCTGGCTGAGAAGCAGGCCCGCCGCGTGACGTTCATCGACCGCCCGTCGGATGCGATGCTGCGGGCGCTCTACCGCCGCGCACTTGTGTATGTCTTCGCCCCGGTGGAAGACTTCGGCATCATGCCCGTCGAGGCGATGGCGGCGGGTACGCCCGTCGTCGGCAATGCCGTCGGCGGAGCGACCGAAACCGTCGTCGCCGGTATCACCGGCGCGTTACTGCACGGCGTCGACGCACACGCGCTGCGCGAGGCGGTGGATGCCGCGGCCCGCTGCGCGCCGGATGCCTGCCGCGCCCGCGCCGCGGAATTCGACGGCGCCGCCTTCGGGACGCGCGTCAGGGAGTGGATGGGCGTGTGA
- a CDS encoding sugar transferase — MTAVIDRATAPPIAAPHLSVVLPRHTVTPRSAPALEHRQSWLRRYRARVLLTDIAIVLMVTSIGALVQLAGVAGIDPRDASWQYLRVHVITCVIWLLMLVLFQTRAEQTIGHGTTEYRRVVHATGMAFGVLAIGFLLLQSQGLRTQLLVGLPVGIPALLVGRWAWRHWLVRQRQLGAFLPRALVVGRRRDVEHVTESVQTHDVAGYHVVGVTLDDDGARTVVVGGRAIPALGSYNTVARTAQQIGADTVIVASTPDDPEYLKQLSWQLEGTAAELVLSSPLTDIAGPRMSLHQLEGMPLVRVTIPTFEGTRYLVKRATDIILSSLALLVIGIATPFIALAIKFDSRGAVFFRQERVGRDGQTFRMVKFRSMAADAEERKAELLEQNDGAGPLFKMKADPRITRVGGILRRFSLDELPQFWNVLKGDMSIVGPRPPLPSEVTAYDGKVFRRLYIRPGITGLWQVNGRSDLCWEESVRLDLRYVENWSVTGDLLLICRTAAAMVRPSGSY; from the coding sequence ATGACAGCGGTCATCGACCGCGCCACGGCGCCGCCTATCGCTGCGCCGCACTTGAGCGTCGTCCTGCCGCGACACACAGTCACTCCACGCAGTGCACCTGCGCTCGAGCACCGGCAGAGCTGGTTGCGCCGTTACCGCGCGCGCGTGCTGCTCACCGACATCGCCATTGTGCTGATGGTGACGAGCATCGGCGCGCTGGTCCAGCTCGCCGGCGTCGCTGGCATCGATCCGCGTGACGCGTCGTGGCAGTACTTGCGGGTCCACGTCATCACGTGCGTCATCTGGTTGCTCATGCTCGTGCTCTTCCAGACCCGCGCAGAGCAGACGATCGGTCACGGCACGACCGAGTACCGGCGGGTCGTTCATGCGACCGGCATGGCATTTGGTGTGCTGGCGATCGGCTTCCTCCTCCTGCAATCGCAGGGGCTGCGCACGCAGCTGCTTGTGGGGCTGCCGGTGGGGATCCCCGCGTTGCTGGTCGGGCGCTGGGCGTGGCGGCATTGGCTGGTGCGCCAGCGGCAGCTAGGCGCCTTTCTTCCCCGTGCACTCGTCGTCGGACGTCGTCGCGACGTCGAGCACGTCACCGAATCGGTGCAGACGCACGATGTGGCGGGATATCACGTGGTCGGGGTGACTCTCGACGATGACGGCGCACGCACGGTCGTCGTCGGCGGCCGCGCCATCCCGGCCCTGGGCTCGTACAACACTGTCGCGCGCACCGCGCAACAGATCGGCGCCGACACCGTGATCGTCGCGAGCACACCCGATGACCCCGAGTACCTCAAGCAGCTCAGCTGGCAGCTTGAGGGCACCGCCGCAGAACTCGTGCTCTCCAGCCCCCTCACCGACATCGCCGGCCCGCGCATGTCACTCCACCAGCTCGAGGGCATGCCGCTGGTGCGGGTCACCATCCCCACCTTCGAGGGCACCCGATACCTCGTCAAACGCGCCACCGACATCATCTTGTCGTCGCTCGCGCTCCTCGTGATCGGCATCGCCACCCCGTTCATCGCACTCGCGATCAAGTTCGACAGCAGAGGTGCGGTGTTCTTCCGGCAGGAGCGGGTGGGCCGTGACGGCCAGACGTTTCGCATGGTCAAGTTCCGTTCGATGGCGGCCGACGCTGAAGAACGCAAGGCCGAGCTGCTCGAGCAGAACGACGGCGCCGGCCCTCTGTTCAAGATGAAGGCCGACCCGCGCATCACGCGGGTCGGGGGCATCCTCCGCCGCTTCTCCCTCGACGAGCTCCCCCAGTTCTGGAACGTCCTCAAGGGCGACATGAGCATCGTGGGGCCACGTCCGCCGCTGCCGTCAGAGGTGACGGCATACGACGGCAAGGTCTTCCGCCGGCTGTACATTCGCCCCGGCATCACCGGCCTCTGGCAGGTGAACGGTCGGAGCGATCTCTGCTGGGAGGAGAGTGTACGTCTCGACTTGCGTTACGTCGAGAACTGGTCGGTGACCGGCGACCTCCTGCTCATCTGTCGTACGGCGGCCGCAATGGTTCGCCCCAGCGGATCGTATTGA